From one Streptomyces sp. R41 genomic stretch:
- a CDS encoding GMC family oxidoreductase N-terminal domain-containing protein, whose protein sequence is MTAEGFVAALLADAGDEDWPSRVPNRLDTVLAALSRPARAGVHTAVAALETYAVLRTGRRLAALDPDERESVLGSLAARPRLVPLLDVLKVPVMLAAGTERMPAAPVSATAPEDPPLDCTPAQEWPTRSTADVVVVGSGAGGAVAARTFALAGLDVVVLEEGEHHSTASFGRRAPLDRFTELYRDGGATVAVGNPPLLLPVGRAVGGTTVVNSGTCYRTPDHVLARWSQEYGFGLAEGFGPLLDEIERTLRVATQPLDVLGNNGLLALAGADRLGWRARPLRRNAPGCKGSCQCVVGCPTGAKQSVQLSVLPDACAAGARIVTGARVRRILLDHDAPGAPRAAGVQVRRPDGSELEILAPLVVTAAGALQSPPLLRRSGLGGHPRLGRNLSVHPATSVAGRFAEPVTAWQGVLQSVGVEELHARGVLIEATASPPGLGSFVLPGLGRELRRELEDMDHLATLGAMIADRPSGRVQGRERTLVRYDLDPRDGNRLMTAVRAMGRLLFAAGAEEVLTGVPFSPRARSLDELDAQLTSVNARNLHLSAFHPTGTAAAGADAERAPTDPEGRLRGVRGVLVVDGSVLPSCPEVNPQLSIMAAALAIAETCLEREGGPAAR, encoded by the coding sequence GTGACCGCCGAAGGGTTCGTCGCGGCGCTGCTGGCCGACGCCGGCGACGAGGACTGGCCGTCCCGCGTGCCGAACCGGCTCGACACAGTGCTCGCCGCGCTGTCCCGGCCCGCCCGAGCCGGGGTGCACACCGCGGTCGCGGCCCTGGAGACGTACGCCGTCCTGCGCACCGGCAGACGCCTGGCAGCACTCGACCCCGACGAACGCGAGAGCGTGCTCGGCTCGCTGGCCGCACGACCCCGGCTCGTCCCGCTGCTCGACGTGCTCAAGGTGCCGGTGATGCTCGCGGCGGGTACCGAGAGGATGCCGGCCGCGCCGGTTTCCGCGACGGCACCCGAGGACCCGCCGCTCGACTGCACTCCGGCCCAGGAGTGGCCGACACGCTCCACCGCCGACGTGGTGGTCGTCGGATCCGGCGCGGGCGGTGCCGTGGCCGCCCGGACGTTCGCGCTCGCCGGACTCGACGTGGTCGTCCTGGAGGAGGGCGAACACCACTCGACGGCTTCCTTCGGCCGCCGGGCGCCGCTCGACAGATTCACCGAGCTGTACCGGGACGGCGGCGCCACGGTGGCCGTGGGCAACCCGCCGCTCCTGCTGCCGGTCGGCCGCGCGGTCGGCGGCACCACCGTGGTCAACTCCGGTACGTGCTACCGGACTCCGGACCATGTGCTGGCCCGATGGAGCCAGGAGTACGGGTTCGGGCTCGCCGAGGGCTTCGGGCCCCTGCTCGACGAGATCGAGCGCACCCTGCGCGTGGCCACCCAGCCGCTCGACGTGCTGGGCAACAACGGTCTGCTCGCCCTCGCGGGGGCCGACCGGCTCGGCTGGCGGGCCCGACCGCTGCGCCGCAACGCGCCCGGATGCAAGGGCTCGTGCCAGTGCGTGGTCGGCTGCCCCACCGGCGCCAAGCAGAGCGTGCAGCTCTCCGTCCTGCCGGACGCGTGCGCCGCGGGAGCCCGGATCGTCACGGGCGCGCGGGTCCGCCGCATCCTGCTGGACCACGACGCACCGGGAGCGCCGCGCGCAGCCGGAGTACAGGTGCGGCGGCCGGACGGCAGCGAACTGGAGATCCTCGCCCCGCTCGTCGTGACGGCGGCCGGAGCGCTGCAGTCACCGCCCCTGCTGCGCCGCTCGGGCCTCGGCGGACATCCACGCCTGGGCCGCAACCTCAGCGTGCACCCGGCCACAAGTGTCGCGGGACGCTTTGCCGAGCCGGTCACCGCCTGGCAGGGCGTGCTGCAGAGCGTCGGCGTCGAGGAACTGCACGCCCGCGGCGTCCTCATCGAGGCGACCGCGAGCCCGCCCGGCTTGGGCAGTTTCGTCCTCCCCGGCCTGGGCCGCGAGCTGCGGCGCGAACTGGAGGACATGGACCACCTGGCGACCCTCGGCGCCATGATCGCCGACCGCCCCTCCGGTCGGGTCCAGGGCCGGGAGCGCACCCTCGTCCGCTACGACCTGGACCCCCGTGACGGCAACCGGCTGATGACGGCCGTACGCGCCATGGGCAGGCTGCTGTTCGCGGCGGGAGCCGAGGAGGTCCTCACCGGCGTCCCGTTCTCACCGCGGGCCCGCTCGCTCGACGAGCTCGACGCACAGCTCACCTCGGTGAACGCCCGCAACCTGCACCTCTCGGCGTTCCACCCGACCGGCACGGCTGCCGCGGGCGCCGATGCCGAGCGGGCGCCGACCGACCCGGAGGGCAGGCTGCGCGGCGTCCGGGGAGTCCTGGTCGTGGACGGCTCGGTGCTGCCCAGCTGCCCCGAGGTCAACCCGCAGCTGAGCATCATGGCGGCCGCCCTGGCGATCGCGGAGACCTGCCTCGAAAGGGAGGGCGGCCCGGCGGCACGCTGA
- a CDS encoding alpha-galactosidase: MSMISFAPDTGVWLLATPHTSYALRVDETGAPCHLAWGPRLTLAEAEELAVPRPASTSSFEGRPPVGEELPVDGGTRYGPPSLQVRFADGSRAFEWQPTGHRVDEGELELAFRDRRYPLHVALHYRVRDDTDVIERWTVVRNAGDEPVTLLRTDSAAWSLPPLRDYRLSRVTGQWSAESQLRRGQLPYGETVLTSRRGITSHHANPWVMLDSGEATEEHGRVWSAALAWSGSWRITVQRTPDGRAGFTGGVGHDGTSVPLSPGEEFTSPPFAGLCSDGGFGAASRAWHAYTLAHVLPHPDEFAPVLYNSWEATGFDVDEVGQKALAERAAELGVELYVVDDGWFGARRSDRAGLGDWTPAPDRFPEGLAPLVEAVHRLGMGFGLWVEPEMVNPDSDLYRQHPDWVVHFPGRPRSELRNQLVLNFARRDVADWAYGWLTRLVGDHGIDFLKWDMNRAFSEAGWPGRQDGADRLGPQYVRNLYDVVDRLRADHPALRIESCSGGGGRVDLGILSRTDQAWASDNTDAADRMWIQHGYGQVYPARTMGSWVTDVPNQLTGRTVPLRFRFHVAMAGALGIGGDLTRWSEEELREGAALVAEYKKVRHLVQHGRLDRLSPPCDDAVSVVQYTAADASETLLLAHRRVTRHGAADLPVRPRGLTPAARYRDARTGAVHRAGVLGEYGFHLDLPQGDWASTAVHLVREPEA; encoded by the coding sequence CTGTCGATGATCTCCTTCGCCCCGGACACCGGGGTCTGGCTGCTGGCCACACCGCACACGTCGTACGCGCTGCGCGTCGACGAGACCGGCGCGCCCTGCCACCTCGCCTGGGGCCCACGCCTGACGCTCGCGGAAGCCGAGGAACTCGCCGTGCCGCGGCCCGCCTCGACCAGCAGCTTCGAGGGAAGACCTCCTGTCGGGGAGGAACTTCCCGTGGACGGCGGGACGCGCTACGGGCCGCCGTCGCTACAAGTCCGGTTCGCGGACGGTTCCCGCGCCTTCGAGTGGCAGCCGACCGGCCATCGTGTCGACGAAGGCGAGCTGGAACTGGCGTTCCGCGACCGCCGCTACCCTCTGCATGTCGCGCTCCACTACCGCGTACGGGACGACACGGACGTCATCGAGCGCTGGACCGTCGTCCGCAACGCCGGCGATGAGCCCGTCACCCTGCTGCGCACCGACTCGGCCGCGTGGTCCCTCCCTCCGCTACGGGACTATCGGCTCAGCCGTGTCACCGGACAGTGGTCCGCCGAGAGCCAGCTGCGGCGAGGCCAACTCCCCTACGGCGAGACCGTGTTGACGAGCCGCCGTGGGATCACCAGTCATCACGCGAACCCTTGGGTGATGCTGGACTCGGGCGAGGCGACGGAGGAGCACGGCCGGGTGTGGAGCGCCGCCCTCGCCTGGAGCGGAAGTTGGCGGATCACCGTCCAGCGGACTCCGGACGGGCGGGCGGGATTCACCGGAGGCGTGGGCCACGACGGTACGAGCGTGCCGCTCTCGCCGGGCGAGGAGTTCACCTCTCCCCCGTTCGCGGGCCTGTGCAGCGACGGCGGCTTCGGTGCGGCCAGTCGTGCCTGGCACGCGTACACCCTGGCCCATGTCCTGCCGCATCCGGACGAGTTCGCGCCGGTGCTCTACAACTCCTGGGAGGCGACGGGCTTCGACGTCGACGAGGTCGGCCAGAAGGCGCTCGCCGAACGCGCGGCGGAGCTCGGGGTCGAGCTGTACGTCGTCGACGACGGCTGGTTCGGGGCGCGCCGCAGCGACCGGGCCGGACTCGGCGACTGGACGCCCGCCCCCGACCGCTTCCCCGAGGGGCTGGCACCGCTGGTCGAGGCGGTGCACCGGCTCGGGATGGGCTTCGGCCTGTGGGTGGAACCCGAGATGGTGAACCCGGACAGCGACCTCTACCGCCAACACCCTGACTGGGTCGTGCACTTCCCGGGCCGCCCCCGCTCCGAGCTCCGCAACCAGCTCGTCCTCAACTTCGCCCGCCGCGACGTCGCCGACTGGGCCTACGGCTGGCTGACCCGGCTGGTCGGCGACCACGGCATCGACTTCCTCAAGTGGGACATGAACCGGGCGTTCAGCGAGGCCGGCTGGCCGGGCCGGCAGGACGGCGCCGACCGTCTCGGACCGCAATACGTGCGCAATCTGTACGACGTCGTCGACCGCCTCCGTGCCGACCACCCGGCGCTGCGGATCGAGTCGTGCAGTGGCGGGGGCGGCCGGGTCGACCTGGGCATCCTGTCCCGTACGGACCAGGCGTGGGCGTCGGACAACACCGATGCCGCCGACCGGATGTGGATCCAGCACGGCTACGGCCAGGTGTATCCCGCGCGCACCATGGGCTCGTGGGTCACGGACGTACCGAACCAGCTCACCGGCCGCACGGTCCCGCTGCGCTTCCGCTTCCATGTGGCGATGGCCGGGGCACTCGGCATCGGGGGCGATCTCACGCGCTGGTCCGAGGAGGAACTGCGGGAGGGAGCCGCTCTGGTGGCCGAGTACAAGAAGGTGCGCCATCTCGTGCAGCACGGCAGGCTGGACCGCCTGTCACCGCCCTGTGATGACGCCGTCTCCGTGGTGCAGTACACGGCCGCGGACGCCTCGGAGACCCTGTTGCTCGCCCACCGGCGCGTCACCCGCCACGGCGCCGCGGATCTCCCGGTCCGCCCGCGGGGTCTGACCCCCGCGGCCCGCTACCGTGACGCCCGCACCGGCGCCGTGCACCGTGCCGGCGTGCTCGGCGAGTACGGGTTCCACCTCGACCTGCCGCAGGGCGACTGGGCGAGCACGGCGGTGCACCTGGTGCGCGAGCCGGAGGCCTGA
- a CDS encoding ROK family protein yields the protein MRSTSRTEAFPAHTPAASQIFTTVLSHGPLTRSEIAARTRLSAAAVTKAVRPLIEAGYLLEDVAEDARQPSLGRPANPVLVDGGRALFIGVKMTGDELIAVLTDLCCRIRVARHVPLTTHDPTAVLASTAALVQELLTEADGFGVRVQGLGIAVSGDVDRAAGVVRYSPFLEWRDVPLAELAAMTTGLPVTVDNDVRALTVAEQWFGAGVGLSDFAVVTVGAGIGCGLVVHGQVVSGAHGVAGEIGHVAIDPAGPLCHCGNRGCVEAIAADSAIVGKVREVTGVQVADAAAALDLAHDGDPGAREVYARAGEAIGRGIATVANLLGPERVIISGEGLAAYDLFAEQIRDAFAAAAFGSAARCDVQTRPLPFEEWARGAAATAIQSFIRSDTY from the coding sequence ATGCGCTCGACCTCTCGTACCGAGGCGTTCCCGGCTCACACGCCGGCCGCTTCCCAGATCTTCACCACCGTGCTGTCGCACGGCCCGCTCACGCGATCGGAGATAGCCGCACGGACGCGGCTGTCGGCGGCGGCGGTCACCAAGGCGGTCAGGCCGCTGATCGAGGCCGGTTACCTCCTGGAGGATGTCGCCGAGGACGCGCGGCAGCCCTCCCTCGGGCGCCCCGCCAACCCGGTGCTGGTCGACGGAGGCAGGGCGCTGTTCATCGGCGTCAAGATGACGGGCGACGAACTGATCGCCGTACTCACGGACCTTTGCTGCCGCATCAGGGTCGCCCGGCACGTGCCGCTCACCACCCACGACCCCACAGCGGTGCTGGCCTCGACCGCGGCGCTCGTCCAGGAACTGCTGACCGAGGCCGACGGCTTCGGGGTGCGGGTCCAGGGGCTGGGCATCGCGGTGTCCGGCGACGTGGACCGTGCGGCCGGAGTGGTGCGCTACTCGCCCTTTCTGGAGTGGCGCGACGTCCCGCTCGCCGAACTGGCCGCGATGACCACAGGGTTGCCGGTCACCGTCGACAACGACGTCAGGGCCCTGACCGTCGCCGAGCAGTGGTTCGGCGCCGGAGTGGGACTGTCCGACTTCGCGGTGGTGACCGTCGGCGCGGGCATCGGCTGCGGCCTGGTGGTGCACGGTCAGGTCGTGTCGGGAGCCCACGGTGTGGCCGGCGAGATCGGGCACGTCGCCATCGACCCGGCCGGTCCCCTCTGCCACTGCGGCAACCGCGGCTGTGTCGAGGCGATCGCCGCGGACTCGGCGATCGTCGGCAAGGTCCGGGAGGTGACGGGCGTCCAAGTCGCCGACGCCGCCGCGGCCTTGGACCTGGCCCACGACGGCGACCCCGGAGCGCGGGAAGTGTACGCGCGGGCGGGGGAGGCGATCGGGCGCGGCATCGCGACCGTGGCCAACCTGCTCGGCCCCGAGCGGGTGATCATCTCGGGCGAGGGCCTGGCCGCCTACGACCTCTTCGCCGAGCAGATCCGCGACGCGTTCGCCGCGGCCGCCTTCGGATCGGCCGCGCGGTGCGACGTGCAGACCCGCCCGCTGCCCTTCGAGGAGTGGGCGCGCGGGGCCGCGGCCACCGCGATCCAGTCCTTCATCAGATCAGACACGTACTAG
- a CDS encoding ABC transporter substrate-binding protein yields MTQQSRHHLAARGPGRRGVVGGLFGLGAAALGAPVLSACGSGAGADPKTVTFGSNGADATPKKAYAAVTEAFAKDSGLKVKTNTVDHDTFQKSISTYLQGTPDDVFTWFAGYRMQYFAKKQLCSPLDDVWDKIGAGFSDATKQLSRGEDGKYYFVPLYNYPWAVFYRKSLFKERGYQVPQKWGEFIALAKRMKKDGLAPIASGYGGGDSWSILGAFDYLDLRANGYDFHMSLMRGKVSWTDKRTVAVLDLWRELTPYYQPSAGGRSWQDAAQSLLDKKSGMAVIGLFLGQQITDEKIRADIDFFPFPEIDATHGQDAVEAPTDGFMLSRRPKNEDGAKKLLEFLGGAQAEELYMGVDPSNLAVNEQAKTDSYNALQKKSADLIASAKHISQFADRDSDPGFISTVVLPGLTEWLGHPDDGSGTLKKIESQRSRFFTA; encoded by the coding sequence ATGACGCAGCAGAGCCGCCATCACCTGGCTGCGCGTGGCCCGGGTCGGCGCGGAGTGGTCGGTGGGCTGTTCGGACTCGGTGCGGCCGCACTGGGGGCACCCGTCCTGAGCGCCTGCGGCAGTGGGGCGGGCGCCGACCCGAAGACGGTGACCTTCGGATCCAACGGCGCCGACGCCACCCCCAAGAAGGCCTACGCCGCAGTGACCGAGGCATTCGCCAAGGACAGCGGGCTGAAGGTGAAGACGAACACCGTCGACCACGACACCTTCCAGAAGAGCATCTCCACCTACCTTCAGGGCACCCCGGACGACGTCTTCACCTGGTTCGCGGGCTACCGCATGCAGTACTTCGCCAAGAAGCAGCTCTGCAGCCCCCTCGACGACGTGTGGGACAAGATCGGCGCCGGCTTCAGCGACGCCACCAAGCAGCTCTCGCGCGGCGAGGACGGCAAGTACTACTTCGTGCCGCTGTACAACTACCCGTGGGCCGTGTTCTACCGAAAGAGCCTGTTCAAGGAGCGCGGCTACCAAGTCCCGCAGAAGTGGGGCGAGTTCATCGCGCTCGCCAAGCGCATGAAGAAGGACGGCCTCGCCCCGATCGCCTCCGGATACGGCGGCGGCGACAGCTGGAGCATCCTCGGCGCCTTCGACTACCTCGACCTCAGGGCCAACGGCTACGACTTCCACATGTCCCTGATGCGCGGCAAGGTCTCCTGGACCGACAAGCGCACCGTCGCCGTCCTCGACCTGTGGCGTGAGCTGACCCCCTACTACCAGCCGAGCGCCGGCGGCCGTTCCTGGCAGGACGCCGCCCAGTCCCTGCTCGACAAGAAGTCCGGCATGGCCGTCATCGGGCTCTTCCTCGGCCAGCAGATCACCGACGAGAAGATACGCGCCGACATCGACTTCTTCCCCTTCCCCGAGATCGACGCCACCCACGGACAGGACGCCGTCGAGGCACCGACCGACGGCTTCATGCTCAGCCGCAGGCCCAAGAACGAGGACGGCGCCAAGAAGCTCCTCGAGTTCCTCGGCGGCGCCCAGGCCGAAGAGCTGTACATGGGCGTCGACCCGAGCAACCTCGCCGTCAACGAACAGGCCAAGACGGACTCGTACAACGCACTCCAGAAGAAGTCCGCCGACCTCATCGCCTCCGCGAAGCACATCAGTCAGTTCGCGGACCGCGACAGCGACCCCGGCTTCATCTCCACCGTCGTCCTGCCGGGCCTGACCGAATGGCTCGGCCACCCCGACGACGGCTCCGGCACGCTGAAGAAGATCGAGTCCCAGCGCTCGCGTTTCTTCACTGCCTGA
- a CDS encoding carbohydrate ABC transporter permease, translated as MSSATPRTRPRRLGPGDRIFLTVIIGIPLAALLFFVWLPALASLGLSFTTWDGIELADIHWIGLDNYKEIFTNYPPFWPAVRHNVIWLLFTALLPTPFGIFLAYQLDRKIRFTRIYQTAIFLPMVLSLAVVGFIWEIIYNPDTGLLNGILNAAGSGHHIDWLGNPDLNLWAVLIASGWRHTGYIMILYLAGLKGFDPALKEAAALDGANGRQTFLRVVFPALKPVNIIILVVTVMESLRAFDIVYVLGGGVGSKPGMELLSLLITDNIIGESSHIGYGSALAVVLLLVSLAAIGTFLVQTFRKEDQ; from the coding sequence GTGTCCTCCGCCACGCCCCGGACTCGCCCTCGCCGTCTCGGTCCCGGCGACCGGATCTTCCTCACCGTCATCATCGGCATCCCGCTCGCCGCCCTGCTCTTCTTCGTCTGGCTGCCCGCACTGGCCTCCCTGGGGCTGTCCTTCACCACCTGGGACGGCATCGAGCTGGCCGACATCCACTGGATCGGCCTGGACAACTACAAGGAGATCTTCACCAACTACCCGCCGTTCTGGCCCGCGGTGCGGCACAACGTGATCTGGCTGCTGTTCACGGCCCTGCTGCCCACGCCGTTCGGCATCTTCCTCGCCTACCAGCTCGACCGGAAGATCCGCTTCACGAGGATCTACCAGACCGCGATCTTCCTGCCGATGGTGCTCTCCCTGGCCGTCGTCGGCTTCATCTGGGAGATCATCTACAACCCGGACACCGGACTCCTCAACGGCATCCTGAACGCGGCCGGCTCGGGCCACCACATCGACTGGCTCGGCAACCCCGACCTCAACCTGTGGGCCGTCCTGATCGCCTCCGGCTGGCGGCACACCGGCTACATCATGATCCTCTACCTGGCAGGGCTGAAGGGCTTCGACCCGGCGCTGAAGGAAGCCGCCGCGCTCGACGGCGCCAACGGCCGCCAGACGTTCCTGCGCGTGGTCTTCCCGGCCCTGAAACCGGTCAACATCATCATCCTCGTCGTCACGGTCATGGAGTCCCTGCGGGCCTTCGACATCGTGTACGTCCTCGGCGGCGGCGTCGGCAGCAAGCCCGGCATGGAGCTGCTGTCCCTCCTCATCACCGACAACATCATCGGCGAGTCCAGTCACATCGGTTACGGCTCCGCCCTCGCGGTCGTCCTGCTCCTGGTCTCCCTGGCCGCCATCGGGACCTTCCTCGTCCAGACCTTCCGCAAGGAGGACCAGTGA